CGACGACTTCACCCCGGACCCACTCCTGCAGCGCGGCCTCGGTGGCGAACTCGGGGGCGTCGAGGAAGACGGCGGCCATCGTCACGGCCCGGAGCGCCGTCGGGACGAGCGTCGGGACGAACGTCCATCCGACGAACCCGAGGAGGCGACGGAACGAGCCTTCGCCGTCGAAGTACAGCGAGACGAGGTACGCGACGACGGCGACCGCGACCCACAGCGCGAAGTAGAGCGCGCCCGTGGCCCACAGCGAGAGGACGATGTCCCGCGGCGCGGAGACGCGCTGGCCGCCCGAGGCGTAGACGATCGACGCCGCGTCGCCGGCGGTCACCACGTCGCCGACCGCCTGCAGGATGACGACCGTCCCGGCCAGCGCCAGCAGCGCGTGGGCGACGACCACGGCGGCCGGCCCGGCCAGCGAGTCGTCGTCCTGCCGGGCGGCGAAGAAGCCGTCCGGGTCGGTCACCAGCGTCCGCAGACTCATCGTACGTGCCAGGTCTCGGGCCTCCGGGGCTTAAATCCGCCCGGTCCGTCTGCTACCTGGAGTCCGACTCGGTCCGGACGCCGTGGTGGGGCCGCCAGAAGGTACTTATCGCTCAGCGGCCTACGGGCGGGATCCCGATGGCCCGCGACCCTTACGATTTCTGGCTGTTCGACCTCGACGGCACCGTCGTCGACGTCGTCCCCGAATACCCCCGAGAGGTCGTCGCCGAGATCGGGGACCGACTGGGCCACGCCTTCACCGACCGCGAGGCCGAGCTGCTGTGGTACGGCGTCGGCGGCGCCCGCGAGGAGGTCTTCGCCGACCGCACGCTCACGCCCGACCGGTTCTGGGAGACCTTCCACGAGGTCGAGGACCCCCGCGCCCGCGCCGAGTCCTCCTTCGTCTACGACGACGCCGCCGCGTTCGTCGGCGAACTCGACCGCCCGACCGGCCTCGTCACCCACTGTCAGTCCTATCTCACCGAGCCGCTACTGGAGTACCACGACATCACAGACTGGTTCGACACCGTCGTCTGCTGCGACGACGAGGTCGGCTGGAAGCCCGACCCGACGCCCGTCGAACTCGCGATAACCCGTCTCGGTGTCGGACACGACGGCGACCGAGGCGCCCTGGTCGGCGACGACCCCGACGACGTGGGCGCCGCC
The window above is part of the Halosimplex rubrum genome. Proteins encoded here:
- a CDS encoding YIP1 family protein — protein: MSLRTLVTDPDGFFAARQDDDSLAGPAAVVVAHALLALAGTVVILQAVGDVVTAGDAASIVYASGGQRVSAPRDIVLSLWATGALYFALWVAVAVVAYLVSLYFDGEGSFRRLLGFVGWTFVPTLVPTALRAVTMAAVFLDAPEFATEAALQEWVRGEVVGHPTRLAATAVRPFFTLWMVYLWVLAAKYGRDLTRRQASVAVALPGALASLNAVGTLAALAGRALGLV
- a CDS encoding HAD family hydrolase → MARDPYDFWLFDLDGTVVDVVPEYPREVVAEIGDRLGHAFTDREAELLWYGVGGAREEVFADRTLTPDRFWETFHEVEDPRARAESSFVYDDAAAFVGELDRPTGLVTHCQSYLTEPLLEYHDITDWFDTVVCCDDEVGWKPDPTPVELAITRLGVGHDGDRGALVGDDPDDVGAAWNAGLDAVHVERVDPFERGQCVLGDQRIDGFDEL